A genome region from Paracoccus sp. MC1862 includes the following:
- a CDS encoding phage tail sheath family protein: MPEYLTPGVYVEEVSTGARPIEEVGTTTAAFLGLAPDAGARPGEALAVNNWRDFLRIYGGQAGVSTPLSHAVSGFFLNGGRRAWVVNTGPGRGFEEGLRALSAVDEIAMVAAPGETDPAIQDLLLTHCELLGTCFAILDGPAEAADLSRLIRVASLPAGDADGEPGGQRARESERGHGGLYFPHLVVRDPFDSSKLVTVAPSGHVAGMFALNDTRRGVFKAPANMVVRGALGLSQRLTDAEQAVLNPAGVNVIRMFTGRGIVLWGARTLAPSASEWRYVPVRRLFIMVEESIRRGTQWVVFEPNDERLWKSIRRDVGAFLTLLWRNGALQGATPEQAFFVKCDAETNTPDEIAAGRVVIEVGLAPVRPAEFVIFRIGQTSAEMP; the protein is encoded by the coding sequence ATGCCCGAATATCTGACACCAGGCGTCTACGTCGAGGAGGTCTCGACCGGGGCGCGGCCGATCGAGGAGGTGGGCACCACCACCGCCGCGTTCCTCGGGCTTGCGCCCGACGCGGGCGCCCGGCCGGGCGAGGCCCTGGCCGTCAACAACTGGCGCGACTTCCTGCGGATCTACGGGGGGCAGGCGGGGGTTTCCACCCCGCTGTCGCATGCCGTCTCGGGGTTCTTCCTCAACGGCGGGCGGCGGGCCTGGGTGGTGAACACCGGTCCCGGCCGCGGCTTCGAGGAGGGGCTGCGGGCGCTGTCCGCCGTGGACGAGATCGCGATGGTCGCCGCCCCCGGCGAGACCGACCCCGCCATCCAGGACCTGCTGCTGACCCATTGCGAGCTGCTGGGCACCTGCTTTGCCATCCTCGACGGCCCGGCCGAGGCCGCCGACCTGTCGCGGCTGATCCGCGTGGCCAGCCTTCCGGCGGGCGACGCGGACGGCGAGCCGGGCGGCCAGCGCGCCCGCGAAAGCGAGCGCGGCCATGGCGGGCTTTATTTCCCGCATCTGGTGGTGCGCGACCCCTTCGATTCCAGCAAGCTGGTCACGGTGGCGCCCTCGGGCCATGTCGCGGGGATGTTCGCGCTGAACGACACCCGCCGCGGCGTCTTCAAGGCGCCGGCGAACATGGTCGTGCGCGGGGCGCTGGGGCTGTCGCAGCGGCTGACCGATGCCGAGCAGGCGGTGCTGAACCCGGCCGGGGTCAACGTCATCCGCATGTTCACCGGGCGGGGGATCGTGCTCTGGGGGGCGCGCACCCTCGCGCCCTCGGCCAGCGAATGGCGCTATGTCCCGGTGCGCCGCCTGTTCATCATGGTCGAGGAAAGCATCCGCCGCGGCACCCAGTGGGTGGTGTTCGAGCCGAATGACGAGCGGCTGTGGAAAAGCATCCGCCGCGACGTGGGGGCGTTCCTGACGCTCTTGTGGCGGAACGGCGCCCTGCAGGGGGCGACGCCGGAACAGGCCTTCTTCGTCAAGTGCGACGCCGAAACCAACACCCCCGACGAGATCGCCGCCGGGCGCGTGGTGATCGAGGTCGGACTGGCCCCGGTGCGCCCCGCCGAATTCGTGATCTTCCGCATCGGCCAGACCAGCGCCGAGATGCCCTGA